The Neorhodopirellula lusitana DNA window CGGATCTCGTTTCGGCGGGCAAGATTCGCATTTTGGACACGATCGTGGTTCAGCTGGCAGAGTATTTTGGCGGACAGCGGGACCGCTTTGAAATACCGTGTCAAATGCTCGGGACACCGTTCCAGCAGGAGGTTTGGGCACAATTGTCGACGATTCCTGCTGGCCAAACAGTGACCTATCGCGAAATCGCCATCCAGATCGCCCGTCCGCAAGCGATTCGTGCGGTCGGAGCCGCTGTGGCTCGCAATCCGATCTCCATCATCGTTCCCTGCCACCGCGTGATTGGCAGCAACGGCAAGCTGACCGGTTTCGCCGGCGGTGTGGAACGAAAAGAATGGTTGTTGAAATTAGAAAAATCGGCTCTTCGAGCGGCGATGTAACGCTCTTTGGGGGACTTCACCAGGCTTGTCAGCCCAACTTGGGTTCGTCGGTTGTTCAAAGGAAAGATTGGACCAGACGAGTTGGAGGGCGACTTTGGGTCAGGGGCTGGGGAAAACGTGGTCGAGCTCGTAAATTGGTGCTCTTGAAAACACGTGATGCCCTTTAAATCTTTGGTTTTTGATGTCCTCGCAACCCAATTCCCCCAAATCGTTGCAATCGAGTGGATTTCGCGCCGCTGCGTCGAGTCCCTCGTTTCCTAAGCTGGAAGAAGAAGTTCTCGCGTTTTGGGACGAAAACCAGATTTACGAAGAATCGCTCGCTCGTCGAGCGGATTCTCCCACGTTCGTATTCTATGAAGGCCCCCCGACGGCGAACGGGATGCCTCACCCTGGGCACTGTCTGACCCGTGCGATCAAGGACGTCTTTCCTCGTTACAAAACGATGCGAGGCTTCCGTTGTGAACGCAAAGCGGGCTGGGACACTCACGGTTTGCCCGTGGAGGTCGAAGTCGGCAAAGAACTCGGTATCCACAGCAAGGAAGAGATCGAGAAGTATGGCGTCGAGCCGTTCATCCAGAAATGCCAGCAAAGCGTTTGGCGTTACATGCAGGAGTGGCAAAACCTGACCCGGCGGCTCGGTTTTTGGGTGGACCTGGATCAGGCTTACGTCACTTATCACCAATCCTATGTCGAAAGCGTTTGGTGGAGTCTTAAGAATTTGTTCGATCGTGACCTGTTGTATCAGGGCCACAAGATCGTTTGGTGGTGGGCTCAGGGAGGCACTGCGTTGTCGGCCGGTGAAGTCGGCCAAGGTTATCGCGAGGTCGCTGACCCGAGTGTGTACGTGCTGTTCCCGCTGGTTGACGAGTCGCTGGAGAAAAAACGATCGTTGGTTGTTTGGACAACGACGCCGTGGACCCTGCCCAGCAACATGTACGCGGCCGTGAAAGCGGATTTGGAATATTCAATCGTCGAGGACAGTGAAACCGGCGATGAACTAGTGATGGCGTCGGCGTTGGTCGAAACGCTGGCCGGGAAGATCAAGCGAGAGTTGAAAGTCGTCGGCACCGTGTCTGGTTCGGACTTGGTCGGCCAACGTTATCAGCCGCCATTTGAAGACTATCGCGAACGGCTTTCGGATCCGGTTGGCGAGCTGAAAAGTGGTGGCGAAGAGGCGCATTACTGGCGCGTCGTTGCGGCGGACTTTGTCACGACCGATTCGGGCAGCGGCTTGGTGCACTTGGCACCCGCGTTCGGTGAGATCGATCACGAAGTGTTGGTGGAAGAGCGACTGCGATTCGTCGATGGCCAACGACCTGAATTGCTTTGTGCGGTCGGGCCGGACGGCAAGTTCACCGATGAGTTTCCGTCGATGAAGGGGGAATGGGTGAAGGCGGCCGATAAGCCGTTGGCCCGTGAATTGCGAGATCGTGGGCTGTTGCTGCACCTCGAACAGTATCTGCACGACTATCCGTTTTGCTGGCGAGCGGATGATGATCCGTTGATCCAGTACCCTCGTGAAAGCTGGTTCATTCGCACGACTCGCTTCCGCGATCTAATGCTGAAGAACAATTCCAAGATCGGTTGGCAACCAGAACACATCCAAAACGGGCGTTTCGGGAACTTCTTGGATTCGAACGTGGACTGGGCCTTGTCGCGGGAACGCTACTGGGGCACTCCATTGCCGATTTGGGTGTGCGACGTGACTGGACGGATGGAGGCAATCGGCTGCTACGACGAGTTGCTGGCCAAGCCTGGAATCGAAGGTACCGACGTGTGGGC harbors:
- a CDS encoding methylated-DNA--[protein]-cysteine S-methyltransferase, which codes for MQRVQTIWDSPVGPLRIAADVDLKQSGVWDHGPVTELGHPAIKPKSYDTVQGHCVGVYFPGHHPEPQHWDEMADLVSAGKIRILDTIVVQLAEYFGGQRDRFEIPCQMLGTPFQQEVWAQLSTIPAGQTVTYREIAIQIARPQAIRAVGAAVARNPISIIVPCHRVIGSNGKLTGFAGGVERKEWLLKLEKSALRAAM